From Pseudonocardia autotrophica, one genomic window encodes:
- a CDS encoding GMC family oxidoreductase: MYDIIVVGAGSAGAAVAARLTEDDGRQVLLLEAGPDYRSAEASEELRSVEPGKIGLTVQLAATHTFPDLTATRSSAQEPRPYIRGRGVGGSSAVNGLFAIRATVEDFDGWAAHGAIGWGYDDVLPLLNRLENDQDFAGERYHGGDGPIPVVRPKREHLATVESAVDRITERLGHPWAPDHNAPGSTGVSPYAYNSFGTERVSTNDGYLEPARDRPGLHVVGGALVDRVLFEGGRAVGVSAIVDGEPIEFRATEIVLSAGAVHSPAILQRSGVGPAPELRGLGIDVVADLPVGHGLQDHPGISLALGLNEPADYRGLPERGQLCVRFTTGVGDEPNDGMLATPGALGIGLPMAGILGWVNRVSSTGRVRIAGTDPALDPTVDLDMLSDPGDLLRFRAVTDELRAIAAQPELQKIAGFLALGAELVAPDTVMSDSEFARFALANVIDTVHASGSCRMGSPDAPDVVVDPDGRVLGVDGLRVADASIFPWVTRANTHLTAVLVGEKIADSIRHGSAT, encoded by the coding sequence ATGTACGACATCATCGTCGTCGGTGCGGGATCCGCGGGAGCAGCGGTCGCAGCACGGCTCACCGAGGACGACGGCCGGCAGGTGCTGCTGCTGGAGGCCGGCCCGGACTACCGCTCGGCCGAGGCGTCCGAGGAGCTGCGCAGTGTCGAGCCGGGGAAGATCGGGCTGACGGTCCAGCTCGCCGCCACCCACACCTTCCCGGACCTGACCGCGACGAGATCGTCGGCGCAGGAACCGAGGCCCTACATCCGGGGCCGCGGGGTGGGCGGGAGCTCCGCGGTCAACGGCCTGTTCGCGATCCGCGCCACCGTGGAGGACTTCGACGGCTGGGCCGCCCACGGTGCCATCGGCTGGGGGTACGACGACGTCCTGCCGCTGCTCAACAGACTGGAGAACGACCAGGACTTCGCCGGCGAGCGCTACCACGGCGGGGACGGGCCGATCCCGGTCGTCCGGCCGAAGCGCGAGCACCTCGCCACCGTGGAGTCCGCCGTCGACCGGATCACCGAGCGGCTGGGGCACCCCTGGGCGCCCGACCACAACGCACCCGGCTCGACCGGCGTGTCCCCGTACGCCTACAACAGCTTCGGCACCGAGCGCGTCTCGACCAACGACGGGTACCTCGAACCGGCCCGCGACCGGCCCGGCCTGCACGTCGTGGGCGGCGCGCTGGTCGATCGGGTGCTGTTCGAGGGCGGTCGCGCCGTCGGCGTGAGCGCGATCGTCGACGGCGAGCCGATCGAGTTCCGGGCGACCGAGATCGTGCTGTCCGCCGGGGCCGTCCACTCCCCCGCGATCCTGCAGCGATCGGGCGTCGGCCCCGCGCCGGAGCTCCGAGGGCTGGGCATCGACGTCGTCGCGGATCTCCCGGTCGGACACGGCCTGCAGGACCATCCCGGCATCTCCCTGGCGCTCGGCCTGAACGAGCCGGCCGACTACCGGGGACTGCCGGAGCGCGGCCAGCTCTGCGTGCGGTTCACCACCGGGGTCGGCGACGAGCCCAACGACGGGATGCTGGCCACGCCCGGCGCGCTCGGCATCGGGCTCCCGATGGCCGGGATCCTCGGCTGGGTGAACCGGGTCAGCTCGACCGGCCGCGTCCGGATCGCCGGCACCGACCCGGCGCTCGATCCGACGGTCGATCTCGACATGCTGTCCGATCCCGGCGACCTGCTCCGGTTCCGGGCCGTCACCGACGAGCTGCGGGCGATCGCCGCCCAGCCGGAGCTGCAGAAGATCGCCGGTTTCCTCGCGCTCGGGGCCGAGCTCGTCGCACCCGACACGGTCATGTCGGACAGCGAGTTCGCCCGGTTCGCCCTCGCCAACGTGATCGACACCGTGCACGCGTCCGGCTCCTGCCGGATGGGTTCGCCGGACGCCCCGGACGTCGTGGTCGACCCGGACGGCCGGGTGCTCGGCGTCGACGGTCTGCGGGTCGCCGACGCCTCGATCTTCCCGTGGGTGACCCGGGCCAACACCCACCTGACCGCCGTCCTCGTCGGCGAGAAGATCGCCGACTCGATCCGGCACGGGAGCGCCACCTGA
- a CDS encoding SgcJ/EcaC family oxidoreductase, giving the protein MAGLLESAASRIEDGLGLGLTSSAGGRTRGSSRRAPAAIRLPFSASARVHCIRTGSDPVRMRRTRANRTMRGGGGRSGTRSLAGVLQPASSRTVVGGRIPRYERGSAPARRLRKRRTTAMPAMPAPSMSGVRATPAGSDRDPVLVLMACRTRRLIGLDEIAEFTRRVLPGAMENGTVEYRVEHVRFVTPDIALTGVAQQYLDAAGQPLEPPALGSPSYVWQRTDGTWKIIIAQNTTFSST; this is encoded by the coding sequence GTGGCCGGGCTGCTCGAATCCGCGGCGAGCCGGATCGAGGACGGGCTCGGGCTCGGGCTGACCTCCTCGGCCGGCGGCCGGACCCGTGGCAGCTCCCGCAGGGCCCCGGCGGCGATCCGGCTGCCGTTCAGCGCGTCCGCACGGGTTCATTGCATTCGCACGGGGTCCGATCCCGTGCGGATGCGCCGAACCCGTGCGAACAGGACCATGCGGGGAGGCGGCGGCCGGTCAGGCACCCGATCGCTCGCAGGTGTGCTCCAACCCGCGTCGTCCCGCACCGTGGTCGGGGGACGAATCCCGCGCTACGAACGTGGTTCCGCGCCGGCCCGTCGCCTGCGAAAACGCCGGACGACCGCGATGCCGGCGATGCCCGCACCGAGCATGAGCGGCGTCAGAGCGACGCCTGCGGGTTCAGATCGCGATCCGGTCCTGGTGTTGATGGCCTGCAGGACGCGACGCCTCATCGGACTGGACGAGATCGCCGAGTTCACTCGGCGGGTACTCCCCGGAGCGATGGAGAACGGCACCGTCGAGTACCGCGTGGAGCACGTCCGCTTCGTGACGCCGGACATCGCCCTGACCGGCGTGGCCCAGCAGTACCTCGATGCTGCGGGACAGCCGCTGGAGCCACCTGCGCTGGGGAGTCCCAGCTACGTCTGGCAGCGCACCGATGGCACCTGGAAGATCATCATCGCGCAGAACACGACGTTCAGCTCCACATAG
- a CDS encoding VOC family protein has translation MADNASSLSPVLHYDDTETALRFLVDVVGFREAVIVRDDGGDVVPPNFGGRVVARSSSAGQNMLTGSTPAFELPRCTSSPMMWTPCMSEYDRQAGRSFSHHT, from the coding sequence ATGGCCGACAACGCATCGTCACTCTCGCCGGTCCTTCACTACGACGATACCGAGACGGCGCTTCGCTTCCTCGTGGATGTTGTCGGGTTCCGCGAGGCCGTGATTGTCAGAGACGACGGTGGCGACGTCGTTCCGCCGAACTTCGGTGGCCGGGTGGTGGCGCGCTCCTCTTCGGCAGGACAAAACATGTTGACGGGGTCCACTCCGGCCTTCGAGCTGCCGCGCTGTACCTCGTCACCGATGATGTGGACCCCGTGTATGAGCGAGTACGACAGGCAGGCGGGGAGGTCGTTCAGCCACCACACGTGA
- a CDS encoding RidA family protein — translation MSDHGDSTIEYFQPATLHGTGNSYSHAVAALNSGRTVHISGQVALDPAGTLVGLDDFREQATYSFINLGRALEASGAHYSDIVKLNYYLTDVSDIPVLREVRDTFIAADRRPASTAVQVAALFEAGLLIEIDATAVVTH, via the coding sequence GTGTCTGACCACGGCGATTCGACCATCGAATATTTCCAGCCTGCCACTCTTCACGGTACGGGCAACTCGTACAGTCATGCCGTGGCTGCTCTCAACTCTGGGCGTACTGTCCATATCTCCGGCCAGGTGGCTCTCGACCCGGCCGGCACTCTGGTGGGGCTCGATGACTTCCGGGAACAGGCGACGTATTCGTTCATCAATCTCGGTAGGGCGCTCGAAGCCTCGGGGGCGCACTACTCCGATATCGTGAAGCTCAATTATTATCTGACTGATGTTTCCGACATTCCGGTGCTTCGCGAGGTGCGGGACACCTTCATCGCGGCGGATCGTCGCCCGGCCAGCACAGCAGTGCAGGTCGCCGCACTGTTCGAGGCCGGACTTCTGATCGAGATCGACGCGACCGCAGTGGTGACTCACTGA